The DNA segment ATCGGGTCCATGCCGGCCTCCCGCGCCGCCGCGATGCCGCGCAGCACCCGCGTCAGATCGCCGCCTGTGATCTGGTGGAAGACCTCGGGATCCAGGCTGTCGAGACTGACGTTGAGCCGCCGCACACCGGCACGCGCCAGCGGCCCGGCGAGCGACTCCAGTTGTGTCGCATTGCTCGACAGCGAGAAGTCGTCGAGACCGGGCAGGGCCGACAGACGTTCGGCCAGCTCGGTCAGACCACGACGCATCAGCGGCTCGCCCCCGGTCAGACGCACCCGCCGCACCCCCAGCATCGTGAAAGCCGCGACTACGCGCTCGATCTCCTCGAAGCTCAACCAGTGCGCCGGCTCCTCGAACCCCCTGAAGCCCTTGGGCAGACAATAGCCGCAGCGCAGATCGCAGCGATCCGTGACCGAGAGCCGCAGATAATCGATGCTCCGACCAAAGGGATCGGTCAGTGAGGCATGGCTCATGTTCGGTGTCCTCGTTGTGTTATTGAACCGCCATGGTGGTGTGCACCCAGTGCGTCCGCCGTGAAATTTGCCATCGAGCGCCATCGACTGGCATCAGTCGGCCCGCGGCAGCTTGAGTCCGACCTGGATGACGCGGTCCGCGTCGACGGCGCGCACCACCAGTTCTACGGTGCCGAGCTGGAGTCGGTCGCCGACCACCGGATGCGCATTGAGTTCGCGCCGGATCAGTTCATCGAGCGTGCGCTGTCCATCCTCACTCGGAACCTTCAGACCATAGAAGGCGCAGAGATCGGCCAGCCGGGCTGTACCGGCGAGCACGAATTCGCCGAAGAAGGCACGCTCCGACAGACGTTCGGTCTCGGGTGCGGCGACGAAGAGCCGGTCCAGCTCGGCCAGATCGCCCGGATCGGCCAGCAGATAGACATGATCGCCCGCACGCACCGTCACCGGGCCACACTGATCGAGCAGCCGCCCATCACGCAGCACGGCGACCAGGCGCGAGCCGGACGGCAGGCGTGCCTGGGCCGCCGAGGCTTCGGCGACGATCGGGGCGTTCTCCGCCAGCCGGTAGCCGACGAACTCCAGTTCCTGTTGACCGGGGATGTCGAGCTCGACCCGCTGCACCCGATGGGTGCTCGGCGGAACCTCCAGACCCAGCCGGCGCGCCAGCCCGATGACCGTCCAGCCCTGGATCAGCAGCGAGACCAGGACCACGAAGAAGACGATGTTGAAGATCACCGGGGCCAGGGTCAGTCCGGCCAGCAGTGGGAACAGCGCCAGGATGATGGGCACGGCCCCGCGTAGCCCGACCCAGCCGATGAAGACCTGTTCGCGCCAGGGAAAGCGAAAAGGCAGCAGACACAGCCAGACGGCCAGCGGACGCGCGACCAGGATCAGCACCAGGGCGAACAGTAGCGCCTCGGGCGCGACCGACAGCAGGTCCGAGGGCGTGACCAGCAGCCCCAGCATCAGGAACATGCCGATCTGGGCCAGCCGCGCCAGACCGTCGTGGAAACGCTTGATCTCCAGACGCGCTTCGAGCGGGCGGTTGCCGATCACGATGCCGGCCAGATAGATGGCCAGAAAGCCACTGCCGTCCAGCGTGGCCGTGACGCCGAACAGACAGAGTCCGCCGGCCATGATCGCCAGTGGATAGAGTCCGGCCGACATCTTCAGTCGATTGACGAGCCGGACCAGGACGAATCCGCCCGCCAGTCCGAACAGGGCGCCGAGTCCCATCTGACGCACGAACTCGGTCAGGAGCACCAGTCCGGGGTTGCCCTGATCGCTCAGCAACAACTCGATCAGGGCGATGGTCAGGAAGATCGCCATGGGGTCGTTGCTGCCCGACTCGATCTCCAGGGTCGCGCCGACGCGCTGTTTGAGTTCGATCCCGTTGGAGCGCAACAGCGAGAACACCGCCGCTGCGTCGGTGGAGCCGACGATGGCACCGAGCAACAACCCTTCCAGCCAGCCGAACTCCAGCCACCAGACCGCGAACAGTCCTGTGATCGCGGTGGTGATGAGCACGCCCAGGGTCGCCAGTCCGAGCGCCGGAAGCAGACCGACGCGAAAGTCCTTGTAGCAGGTGGCCAGACCGCCGTCGAACAGGATGACGGCCAGCGCCAGGTTGCCGAGCAGGTGTGCGAGCTGCACGTCATGGAAGGAGATGCCGCCCGGACCGTCCTCGCCGAACAGCATCCCCATCACCAGGAACACCAGCAACAGCGGCGCACCGACGCGCGCCGTCACCACGCTCGCCAGCACGCTGACGAAGACGACGGCCGAGCCGAGCAGGATGATGTGGTTGGTCAGTTCCATGGGGGCGATGTGTCGAGCGGTCTGTATCGGAGAAACCAGCGCCAAGGGGCGGCGGCGTCTCGGATGTCCTATCGGTCAAGGGCGTGCGCGGGCGGGCGACCGGCACGTTCGGGGTCGTTGGTGACGGTGAAAAACGTCAGCAGGCGCGGCCGTTCTCGACCCGCAGCGCGCGTCCGGTCAGCCCGCGTCCCTCGGGGCCGAGCAACTGCACATAGGCGCCGGCCACGGTCGCCGGGTCCGGATGGCCGTTGGGATCTTCGCCCGGATAGAGACTGGCGCGCATCGCCGTGCGCAGGATACCGGGATCGAGACTGTTGACGCGGATGTGGCCGGACTCGCGTGTCTCCTCGGCCAGCACCTGCATCAGACCCTCGATGCCGAACTTGGCGGCGGCATAGGCGCCCCAGTAGGCCAACCCCTGACGCCCAACGCGGTCGGCCGTGAAGACGATCGCGGCGTCCTCGGCCAGACGCAGCAGCGGCAGACAGGCCTGGGTGAGCATGAAGGGCGCGTTGAGGTTGACCCGGATCACCCGCTCCCATTCGGAGGCGTCATAGTCGTCGATCCGGCTCAGGAAGGGCGCAGACGCCGCGCAATGGACCAGACCCTCGAGTCGCCCGAAGGTGTCGCCGATGACGTCGGCGGCGGCGATGAAGTCGCGCTCGGTCGCCGTCTCCAGGTTCAGCGGCAGGATGGCCGGCTCGGGATGCCCGGCGTCGAGGATCCGGTCGTAGACCGGCTCCAGATCGGCCTGATCGAAGGAGGACAGGATGACGGTCGCGCCCTCGGCGGCACAGGCCAGGGCCACGGCGCGGCCCAGTCCCTCCAGGGCGCCTGTGACGAGGATGACGCGGTCCTGGAGTCGGCCGCCGTTGGAATTCGAGGATGGATCTGTGGACATGCTTGATTTCAGTGTTCGGTCGTCGGTTGGGTGATCAGTGGTCAATCGTTGCGATCGGCTTCGTAGGCGAGCCAGTCGAGCAGTTGCAGCGGATGCTCGATCATCCCGTGCGCGCCCCAGGCGTGGGGATCGTCGTCCGGTCCCAGATAGCCGAAGAGCGCGGCCAGTGTGCCCATGCCGGCGGCCAGTCCGGCCTGGATGTCGCGCTCGGCGTCGCCGACGTACCAGCCGCGTTCGGGCGCGACGCCCAGCAGATCGCAGGCATAGAGCAGCGGATCCGGATGCGGCTTGGGACGCGGCGTGGTGTCGCCGCAGACCAGACAGGCGACGCGCTCCAGAAAGCCGAGCCGCTCCAGCAGGGGTTCGGCGAGCGCCGTCGACTTGTTGGTGACGATCCCCCAGGGCAGACCGCGCGCCTCCAGCGCGTCGACCAGCTCGACCATGCCCGGAAAGGGCGCGGTCCGGTCGACCAGGGCGCTCTCGTAGATACGCAGATATTCGCGGCGCAACGGCTCGTAGTCCGGATCCTCGGGCGTGAGTCCGAAGCCGACCTTAAGAATTCCCGGTGCGCCGTGCGAGGCATAGGGCCGCACCCGCGCGAAGGGCAGGGGAGAGCGCCCGTGACGACGCATGAGCCTGTCGAGCGCGGCGGCCATGTCGGGCGCGGTATCGGCGAAGGTGCCGTCGAGATCGAAGAGCACGAGACCATCGCGCGGCGGACGCGGATCAGCCATGGGTGTCGCGCACACAGGTCACGAGATAGTTCACGTCCAGATCGTGCGGATCGAGTCGGTAGACCCGGGTGAGCGGGTTGTAGACCATGCCCGTCATATCGGTGGTACGCAGCGCGGTCGGACGGATCCAGGCATCCAGCTCGGATGGGCGGATGAAGCGCGAGTAATCATGGGTGCCGCGCGGCAGCATGCGCATGATGTACTCGGCGCCGACAACGGCGAGCAGATAGGCCTTGGGATTGCGGTTGAGCGTGGAGAAGAACACCCGGCCGCCCGGACGCACCAGCCGCGCGCAGGCATCGACCACAGAGGCCGGGTTGGGCACGTGTTCGAGCATCTCCATGCAGGTGACGACATCGAAGGCGCCCGGCTGCTCCAGGGCCAGGGTCTCGACCGGCACGCGCCTGTATTCGACATCCACGCCGCTCTCGAGCGTATGGAGTTCGGCCACGCGCAGCGGCATGTCGCCCATGTCGATGCCCATGACCTGGGCGCCGCGCAGCGCCATGCCCTCGGAGAGGATACCGCCGCCGCAGCCGACGTCGAGCACGCGCTTGCCGGCCAGCCCGCCGGCGCCGCGCTCGACATAGTCCAGACGCAGGGGGTTGATGTCGTGGAGCGTCTTGAACTCGCTGTGCGGATCCCACCAGCGCGAGGCCAGGGCCTCGAACTTGCTGATCTCGGCGTGATCGACGTTGTGATGCTGTTCGGTCATGGTGTCTCAGGGGTCCGGTACTGTCCAAAGATGGCGACATTCTAAACCGCTTGGCCGGTATTCTTGATGGCGATCCTGTTAGAATCCTCGCTTGCGCAGGTCTGGACCTGCGTCGACGAAGAACCCAAGCCGCTCACACTGGAGGATCGATACAGATGTCCGCACTCTTTTCCGCCGACTGGATGAATCAGCTCAAGGACGCCTGGAACAACGAGCCGGAGGTCCGCGACAAGCTCGCCGAGATCGACTTCAACTCGGTCATCACCTGCGGGTTCAAGGACGAGGAGAACCCGCGCGGTGTGTTCGTGGTCGAGAAGGGCGTCTGCGTGCGCGCAGGCGAATGGTCCGAGAACGATCCGGCCCCGAACTGGGACATGCGCGCCGACCTCAAGGACTGGCTCAAGTGGGTCGAGAACGGTATCGGCATGACAGGCATGGGCGCGGCCTTCATGACCGGCAAGCTGAAGTTCAAGGTGGGTGACTACAAGGCCATCATCAAGGATCCGCGTATGGCCGGCCCCTTCGTCAAGAGCTTCGGTCTGATGCAGCAGCTCGACACCGACGAGATCAAGTGATCGAGCCGTTTCGCTCCGATCCGCTCTTGGAGCCCGCCGCCCGGCGGGCTCTTGCGTTCAGGTCTTGATCGCGAGCGTGTCGTTGGGCTTGCCGAACAGATAGCCCTGATAGAGATCGACCCCGATCGCGCGCAAGACCTCGGCCTCGGCGGCGGTCTCGACCCCCTCGGCCAGCGAGGCGATGCCCATGTCGTGCAGTAGCCCCTGGAACAGCCCGAGCATGCGCCGCTTGGCCTCCGGGGCGGTGTCGATGTCGCGTACCAGTGCCATGTCGAACTTCACATAGTCGGGCGGCACCTCGATCAGCTCGATCAGGCGCGCCTGACCGGCCCCGAAGTCGTCATAGGCCAGACCGATGTCCAGCGCCTTGAGGTGATCGCGGATGCGGCGGATCAGCGGGCCATCGGTGACGGCGCCTTCGTGAATCTCCAGCACCAGCCGCACGTCCGGACAGTTCGTGCGCATCTCGGTCATGCGCGCGAGCAACTGATCGGGCTGTTCGGTCTCGCGCGGATGGATGTTGAAGAAATAGCACCCCTGCGGATCCAGACGCGTAGCGTGCTCCACGGCGCGTCGGCGCAGCAGATCGCTGAAGGGCACCTCCAGGTCCAGGCTCTCGGCGATCTGGAACAGGGGGTAGGGCGCGACCGGCAGTCCGGGAAAGTCGCCGCGTCCGAGCAATTCATAGGCGAAGACCTGACCCTGGGCGTCGACGATCGGCTGAAAGGCCGTGCCGACCGTGCCCGTGAGCAGCATCTGCTGGAACTCGCGTGCCCCCTGGGGCAGTTTCTCGGGCAGGGTGCCGATGCCGACCTGGGTCTGATCGAGGTTGGTCTCGGGCTGGAGGTCGAGCGCGATCAGACGAAACTCCTGATCGGCGAAGTGGATGATGTCGCCGTCACGCACCCGCCGCTCGCCCTCGATCCGCCGGCGATTGACATAGGTGCCGTTGGTCGAAGCCAGATCGCGCAGGATCAGCCCCTCATCACCCCCTTCATCGAACTCGGCGTGATTGCGCGAGACGCCCGAGGTGTCCAGTCTGAGCGGCAGGCCCTCCTGACGGCCGGCCCTGAACGGGAATTCGCTCAGCCGGACACGGCGCATGTGTTTGGAGTCACCGAGATAACCTTCGAGAAACCAGGCTTTGGCGGTCACGTGCACCTCCAGTGCCGAACAGTGGTTGGTAGAAGTCGAATATGCACCGCGAGGGCGAAAAATCCAATGCGGCGCGGATGAACGGCATCCTGCTCCTGCCGCGCGATGGAACCATCATGGCGACCGGGCGGGGATCTCACATACAGGCATTGGGATTCTGCGCTCCGTGCTTCTGTGTCGCGTGCGCGCGAATCGTGGCATTATGCTCGCCGAATTCATCCCAGGGCATCAATGCGCAACCAAAGACGGGTTCAGATCCATGACCGATCCGGAGATTCAGGACATCCAGACTTACATGACCGACCTCGGCGGGCGGGCGCGTGCGGCCTCGCGCCGGCTGGCACGCGCGAGTACGGCGGCCAAGAATGCCGCGCTACTGGCGATCGCCGAGCGGCTCGACGCCGAGCGTGCGGCCATCGCCGCGGCCAACCGGCACGATCTGGAGGCCGGTGCGGCCAAGGGGCTGGACGCGGCCCTGCTCGACCGGTTGGAACTGACGCCAGGGCGCATCGACGCCATGATCGAGGGTGTGCGTCAGGTCGCGGCCCTGCCCGATCCGGTCGGAGCCATCACGGATCTCGACTATCGTCCGAGCGGCATTCAGGTCGGGCGGATGCGTGTGCCGCTCGGCGTGGTCGGCATCATCTACGAATCGCGACCCAATGTCACCGCCGACGCCGCCGCGCTCTGCCTCAAGTCGGGCAATGCCACGGTGCTGCGCGGCGGTTCGGAGGCCTTTGCGTCCAATCAAGCGATCGCGCGCTGCATCCAGGCGGGGCTGGCGAGCGCCGGGCTGCCCGAGGACGGCGTCCAGGTCGTGGCCACGACCGACCGTGCCGCCGTGGGCGCCATGATCACCATGCCCGAGTCGATCGATGTCATCATCCCGCGCGGCGGCAAGGGGCTGATCGAGCGCATCAGTCGCGAGGCGCGGGTGCCGGTCATCAAGCATCTCGACGGCATCTGTCACGTCTACATCGACGAACACGCCGATCTCGACAAGGCGTTCGCCATCGCAATGAACGCCAAGACCCAGCGTTACGGCACCTGCAATACGATGGAGACGCTGCTGGTCGACGCGCCCGTGGCGGCGGCCATCCTGCCCCGGCTCGGCGCGGCCTATCGCGAGAAGGGCGTGGAGCTGCGCGGCTGTCCGCAGACCCGTGAACTCATCGCCGACGCCATCCCGGCGACCGATGAAGATTGGGACACCGAGTATCTGGCGCCCATCCTGTCGATCCGCGTGGTCGAGGGGCTGGACGCGGCCATGGACCACATCGCCCGTCACGGCTCGGCCCACACGGACGCCATCGTCACCGAGGACTATTCGCGCGCGCGCCGTTTTCTGCGCGAGGTCGATTCGAGTTCGGTCATGGTCAACGCCTCGACGCGCTTCGCCGACGGCTTCGAATATGGTCTGGGCGCCGAGATCGGCATCAGTACCGACAAGTTCCACGCCCGCGGCCCGGTCGGGTTGGAAGGACTGACCTCGGTGAAGTTCGTGGTGCTGGGTGACGGCGAGGTGCGCGGCTGAGCCGTTTCGAGGGGCTCGACAAGGCCCGATCGGGCGGTTAAGAATGCGACTTCAAGCGACGCTCGCGACCGCCGACCGGGAACTCGATCCGGTCGAGCACGCTCGAACGCCGGTCAGTGGCCCGAACCGACAATAACAGCCTTAGGAGGAACCCTGTCATGGCACGTATCCTGATACTCGGAGCCGGCATCTCCGGCCATACGACCGCCCGCTATCTGGGCAAGTGGGTGGGCAAACAGCACCAGATCACCGTGGTCTCGCCCAATGCCAAGTGGAACTGGATTCCATCCAACATCTGGGTCGGCGTGGGTGAAATGACCGAGCGCCAGGTCACCTTCGAGCTGGCGCCCGTCTATAAGAAGATCAACGTCGGCTTCCGGCAGGCACGCGCCGTCTCGCTCCACCCCGAGGGCGGCAGCGGGCACGAAAGTCCCTTCGTCACCATCGAATACACGGACCCGGCCCGAGCCGGTCAGAGCGACGAGATCGAATACGACTATCTGGTCAATGCCACCGGTCCCAAGCTCAACTTCGATGCCACCCCAGGCTTGGGGCCGGAGAAGGGCTACACCATGTCGGTCTGCACCCCATCCCATGCGCTGGAGGCCAATGCCCAGCTCCAGAAGTGTGTGCAGGAGATGAAGGCCGGCGCGCGCAAGACCTTCGTCATCGGCACCGGGCATGGCATGTGCACCTGTCAGGGCGCGGCCTTCGAGTACATCTACAACGTCGATCACGTCCTGCGCAAGGCCGGTGTGCGCAAGCAGGCGCGCGTGGTCTGGATCAGCAACGAGTACGAGCTGGGCGACTTCGGCATGGGCGGCGTGCACATCACCCGTGGCGGCTATGTCACCAACGGCAAGATCTTCGCCGAGTCGCTGATGGTCGAACGCGGCATGGAGTGGATCACGCGCGCGGCCGTCACCAAGGTCGAGCCGGGCAAGATCCATTACGAGCAGCTCGACGGCAGTCAGCACGAGCTGGAGTTCGATTTCTCCATGCTCATCCCGCCGTTCTCGGGCGTGGGGCTGAAAGCCTATGACAAGTCCGGCGACGACATCACCGATCAGCTCTTCGCGCCCAACGGCTTCATGAAGGTCGACGCCGACTACACTCCCAAGCCGTTCGAGGAGTGGAGCAAGGCCGACTGGCCGAAGACCTATCAGACGCCGAAATACCCGAACGTCTTCGCCATCGGCATCGCCTTCGCCCCGCCGCATCCGATCAGCAAGGTGATGAAGAGTCCGAGCGGTCTGCAGATCAGCCCGACGCCGCCGCGCACCGGTATGCCCTCGGCGACCATCGGCAAGGCGGTGGCCGAGAACATCCGCGACCTGCTCAATGGCGCGACCACGCTGTCGCACACCGCTTCGATGGGCGAAATGGGGGCTGCCTGCGTGGCCTCGACCGGCATGGACATCTTCAAGGGTACGGCGGCGACCATGACCGTGTTCCCCGTGGTGCCGGATTACGAGACCTATCCGCAGTACGGACGCGACATGGATCTGACCTTCGGCGAGATCGGTCTGGCCGGACACTGGATGAAGTACATCCTGCATCATGTCTTCATCTATCAGGCCAAGCTGCGTCCGGGCTGGTCGGTGCTGCCCGACTGAGGGTGCCCCCCTCTCCCCAACCCCTCTCCCGCAAGGGGAGAGGGGCTAAAGCGGATCAGTATTCATCGAACGGTTACGACCTGTCCGAACAGGAGAACGACAAGATGCCCGCCAAGAACAAAGAACCCTATCAGCAAGCCTATTATCCGCCGGTCCCGACCGGTTTCACGCGCTATATGCGCCAGTCCATTCCATGGCAGTTCATTCGTTTCTGGATCATCAACTTCAAGATCTTCAAGCTGCTGATGAAGTCGCACAACTGATGGCGGATCGACGGGGCGCCGGGCGCCCCGGTTCGACCCGGGTGTCGGCGCGATCGGCGATCCGGGTGCGTGCATGATCGGTCTGCTCGGCGGCACCTTCGACCCCATCCATTTCGGTCATCTGCGCGCGGCCCTGGACTGTCTCCAGGGACTCGCGCTCGATCAGGTTCGCTTCATCCCGCTCCGGATCGCCGTCCATCGGCCGCAGCCGCTGGCGAGTACCGAACAGCGGCTGGCGATGCTGGAGGCCGCGCTCGCCGCCGCGCCGGGCTTCGTGCTCGATCGACGCGAGCTGCATCGCGACGGTCCTTCCTATACACTGCACAGCCTGCGCTCGCTCCGTGACGAGTTCGGTCCCGACCGTCCGCTCTGTCTGCTGATCGGCGCCGATGCCTATGCCGGGTTCCTCGACTGGCATCGTCCGCTGGAGATCCTGGAACTGGCGCATCTGGTGGTCATGCGCCGGCCCGGACATGATCCGGTCGCCAGTCCCGCCCTGCGCCGGCTCTATCTGGAACGGGTCTGCGAGGAACCGCTTTGTCTGGCGGCCCGAGCGGGCGGGCGCATCCTGTTCCAGACCCTGACCCAGCTCGACATCTCATCGACACGCATCCGCGAACTCATCGCCCAGGGACGCAGTCCGCGCTATCTGCTTCCCGACGCCGTGCTCGACTACATCGAGCGCGAACGGCTCTATGCGTCGACCGATCCGGCGCGCCCGTCCCAACCGCCTCGTCCGAATCTCTAGGCCGTCGCCAAGACACCCCGTTTCCCGAATACAGAGGATTCCATGCAGCTCGATCAACTCAAACAACTGGTTCTCGACACACTCGACGATATGAAGGCCCGCGACATCCAGGTGCTGGACGTGCGCGGCAAGACCGCCGTGACCGATTTCATGATCATCGCCTCCGGCACCTCGGACCGCCATGTCAAGGCCATCGCCGAGACTGTGGCCTTTCGCGCCAAGGACGCCGGTGAGACCCCGCTCGGCACCGAGGGGCTGGCCGAGGGCGAATGGGCGCTGGTCGATCTCAATGGGGTCGTGGTTCATGTCATGCTCCCGAAGGTGCGCGAATTCTACAACCTCGAACGGCTGTGGTCGGCGCCCGCACCTGTGGCCGCGCCGCGTCCGGCCGCCGTTTCGGCTTGAGGGCCGTGCTCCATGCCGTCTGATTCCGCATCGCCGCGCCGACGCCCGATCATCGCGCTGGTGGCGGCCATGGACGAGGCACGCACGATCGGACGCGACAACACGCTGCCCTGGCACCTGCCGGCGGATCTGGCGCACTTCAAGGCGCTGACGCTCGACAAGCCCATCCTCATGGGACGCAAGACCCGGGAGTCGCTGCCGGGCCTGTTGCCGCGCCGTCGGCATCTGGTCGTCTCGCGTGATCCCGGCTATCGCGCCGATGGCTGTGAGGTCTTCGGTTCGCTGGAGGCCGCGATCGGCGCCGTCGACGAACCCGAGCTGATGATCGTCGGCGGGGCCTCGATCTATGCGCAGGCGCTCCCCCTGGCCGACCGACTCCATTTGACGATCGTGCGGACGCAGGTCACGGGTGATGCCTGGTTTCCGAGCTGGAATCCGGCCGAGTGGCATGAGATCACGCGCGTCGAGCGTCCGGCCGACGAACGCAACGCCTTCGCCATGACCTTCGTGGATCTGATGCGCGGCTGAGTCGCTCAGTCTCGCCCAGGTTGCAGATAGCCCGCGCACCGGATCTGGATCGGCTCCAGCGGTTCACAGTCGAGCCGTAGCGCCGTGAGCGCGCCGCCCCAGAGACAACCGCTATCGATCGCCCAGACGTTCTCGCCGCTCCAGTAACCGAGTGCCGACCAGTGGCCGAAGATGATGCGGTCGGCGCGCGTGCGCCGGCCCGGAACCTGGAACCAGGGCAACAGCCCCGGCGACTGACTGCCGATCTCACCCTTCTCCTTGAGCGCCAGGGTGCCGTCGGGCGTGCAGAAGCGCAGCCGGGTCAGGACATTGGTGATGAAGCGTAGCCGCTCGAGGCCCCTGAGATCGGACGACCAGCGTGCCGGTTCGTCGCCGTACATGGCGTGCATGAACTCGGGGTGGTCGTCGGAGCGCAGCACGGTCTCCAGCTCGCGCGCGCAGGCCAGCGCCTCGGCCAGATCCCACTGCGGCGGCAGTCCGGCATGGACGAGCGTCAGGCCCAGATCCGGGTCGTGATGCAGCATGGGACGGCGGCGCAGCCAGTCGAGCAGCTCGTCGCGATCCGGCGCATGCAGGATGGCGCCCAGGGTGCTCTTCTTCGAGTGCTTGGCATTACCGGCGGCCACGGCCAACAGATGCAGATCATGGTTGCCCAGCACCACGATGGCCGAGTCGCCGAGCGCGTGCACCCGGCGCAGCACGGCCAGCGACTCGGGGCCGCGGTTGACCAGGTCGCCGGCGAACCAGAGCCGGTCGACGGACGGATCGAATGAGAGACGATCGAGCAGGCGCTCGAGTTCGGCGTGGCACCCCTGGAGGTCGCCGATCGCGTAGACAGGCATCCGGGTCGACTCCTTGAACCGCCGGGCTTCAGTGCAACCGGGTCGAGGTCAGTGAAAAGACCGGAATGCGCGCCTCGAAGCGCGTGCCGTCGTCGCCGAGCATCCCATAGTGACCCTGCATGCTGCCGAGTGGCGTGTTGAGCACGGCGCCGCTGGTATAGCGGAACGCCTCGCCCGGACGCAGATGCGGCTGCTCGCCGACTACGCCCTGACCGCGCACTTCCTGCACCTGACCATTGGCGTCGGTGATCACCCAATGCCGGTCGAGCAGTCGCGCCGGCTTGGCGCCGCGGTTCTCGATTGTGATGGTGTAGGTAAAAACGTAACGCTCCTCTTCCGGTGAGGATTGATCCGGTTGATACTGACTCTGGGCCGAGATCGCGATGAGATAGTCGCTCAAGGTGGTCTCCTGGATGGCGAGCGCTGGATGGACGCATGATATACCGGTCCGGTGCATTTCGGAGTCCGACCCGACCGGCGACCTTGTCGCATTTTGAGATGCTTGTAGAATATTGCTGAAAACTTACTTGAGATTCAGGGGCAGTTGGATGATCTACAGGAAGCGGAAGCGGCTTCATCGCAGACCCGATCCGCTCATTGTTCTGATGTTCTTCGTCATCGTGGGTCTGTGCGCCACCATCAGCTATCAGCTGATCGCCTGCGCGCCGGTCGATCGCGGTGAGATCGCGGTTCAGTCGTCGGAGGCCATCGCCATCGGCGGCTGATCCCAACACGCGAGCCTGTCCGTCGGTCCGCCCCGGCCTGGCCTCGCCTTCCGGATGAGTCCAATGTCACTCGATACCCAGGACACCCGATTGAGGGTCGCCGTGATCGGCGTCGGCTATCTGGGCCGATTCCACGCCCTCATCTATTCGCGCCTGCCCGAGGTCGAGCTCGTCGGCGTCGTCGACAGCGACGCCGAGCGGGCGGCCTCGGTCGCCGCCGAGGCCGGCTGCGCGGCCCATACGCACAGCGACGCGCTGCTCGACCGGGTCGATGCCGTCAGTGTCGTGGTGCCCACGACCGCACATCTGGCCGCCGCCGCGCCCTTCCTCGAACGCGGCATCCCGGTGCTGCTCGAAAAGCCCATCGCCGCCACGCGCGAGGAGGGCGCCGAGATCGTGCGTCTGGCCCAGCGGCATGGCGCCATCCTCCAGATCGGCCATGTCGAGCGCTTCAACGCCGGTGTCATGGCGCTCGCCCATCGCATCCGCGCACCGCGCTATATCGAGGCCCAGCGCATGGGCAGCTTCGTCGAGCGTGCGACCGATGTCGACGTGGTCTCGGATCTGATGATCCACGACCTCGACATCATCCTGTCGCTGGTCGATGCCGGGATCCGCCACATCTCGGCCATCGGCGCCTCGATCC comes from the Allochromatium tepidum genome and includes:
- a CDS encoding glutamate-5-semialdehyde dehydrogenase, whose product is MTDPEIQDIQTYMTDLGGRARAASRRLARASTAAKNAALLAIAERLDAERAAIAAANRHDLEAGAAKGLDAALLDRLELTPGRIDAMIEGVRQVAALPDPVGAITDLDYRPSGIQVGRMRVPLGVVGIIYESRPNVTADAAALCLKSGNATVLRGGSEAFASNQAIARCIQAGLASAGLPEDGVQVVATTDRAAVGAMITMPESIDVIIPRGGKGLIERISREARVPVIKHLDGICHVYIDEHADLDKAFAIAMNAKTQRYGTCNTMETLLVDAPVAAAILPRLGAAYREKGVELRGCPQTRELIADAIPATDEDWDTEYLAPILSIRVVEGLDAAMDHIARHGSAHTDAIVTEDYSRARRFLREVDSSSVMVNASTRFADGFEYGLGAEIGISTDKFHARGPVGLEGLTSVKFVVLGDGEVRG
- a CDS encoding NAD(P)/FAD-dependent oxidoreductase produces the protein MARILILGAGISGHTTARYLGKWVGKQHQITVVSPNAKWNWIPSNIWVGVGEMTERQVTFELAPVYKKINVGFRQARAVSLHPEGGSGHESPFVTIEYTDPARAGQSDEIEYDYLVNATGPKLNFDATPGLGPEKGYTMSVCTPSHALEANAQLQKCVQEMKAGARKTFVIGTGHGMCTCQGAAFEYIYNVDHVLRKAGVRKQARVVWISNEYELGDFGMGGVHITRGGYVTNGKIFAESLMVERGMEWITRAAVTKVEPGKIHYEQLDGSQHELEFDFSMLIPPFSGVGLKAYDKSGDDITDQLFAPNGFMKVDADYTPKPFEEWSKADWPKTYQTPKYPNVFAIGIAFAPPHPISKVMKSPSGLQISPTPPRTGMPSATIGKAVAENIRDLLNGATTLSHTASMGEMGAACVASTGMDIFKGTAATMTVFPVVPDYETYPQYGRDMDLTFGEIGLAGHWMKYILHHVFIYQAKLRPGWSVLPD
- the nadD gene encoding nicotinate-nucleotide adenylyltransferase, which produces MIGLLGGTFDPIHFGHLRAALDCLQGLALDQVRFIPLRIAVHRPQPLASTEQRLAMLEAALAAAPGFVLDRRELHRDGPSYTLHSLRSLRDEFGPDRPLCLLIGADAYAGFLDWHRPLEILELAHLVVMRRPGHDPVASPALRRLYLERVCEEPLCLAARAGGRILFQTLTQLDISSTRIRELIAQGRSPRYLLPDAVLDYIERERLYASTDPARPSQPPRPNL
- the rsfS gene encoding ribosome silencing factor: MQLDQLKQLVLDTLDDMKARDIQVLDVRGKTAVTDFMIIASGTSDRHVKAIAETVAFRAKDAGETPLGTEGLAEGEWALVDLNGVVVHVMLPKVREFYNLERLWSAPAPVAAPRPAAVSA
- a CDS encoding dihydrofolate reductase; amino-acid sequence: MPSDSASPRRRPIIALVAAMDEARTIGRDNTLPWHLPADLAHFKALTLDKPILMGRKTRESLPGLLPRRRHLVVSRDPGYRADGCEVFGSLEAAIGAVDEPELMIVGGASIYAQALPLADRLHLTIVRTQVTGDAWFPSWNPAEWHEITRVERPADERNAFAMTFVDLMRG
- a CDS encoding symmetrical bis(5'-nucleosyl)-tetraphosphatase, with the translated sequence MPVYAIGDLQGCHAELERLLDRLSFDPSVDRLWFAGDLVNRGPESLAVLRRVHALGDSAIVVLGNHDLHLLAVAAGNAKHSKKSTLGAILHAPDRDELLDWLRRRPMLHHDPDLGLTLVHAGLPPQWDLAEALACARELETVLRSDDHPEFMHAMYGDEPARWSSDLRGLERLRFITNVLTRLRFCTPDGTLALKEKGEIGSQSPGLLPWFQVPGRRTRADRIIFGHWSALGYWSGENVWAIDSGCLWGGALTALRLDCEPLEPIQIRCAGYLQPGRD
- the apaG gene encoding Co2+/Mg2+ efflux protein ApaG, which codes for MSDYLIAISAQSQYQPDQSSPEEERYVFTYTITIENRGAKPARLLDRHWVITDANGQVQEVRGQGVVGEQPHLRPGEAFRYTSGAVLNTPLGSMQGHYGMLGDDGTRFEARIPVFSLTSTRLH